A section of the Primulina eburnea isolate SZY01 chromosome 1, ASM2296580v1, whole genome shotgun sequence genome encodes:
- the LOC140811497 gene encoding UDP-galactose transporter 1-like: protein MILAESLLHGYKFDGINTVYYMAPFATMILGIPAMLLEGSGVVEWIRTCPSLFSSLVIILGSGVLAFCLNFSIFYVIHSTTAVTFNVAGNLKVAGAVTCSWLIFRNPISAMNAVGCAVTLIGCTFYGYIRHILSQTPGTPRTPRMPRTPRGMTELIPLVNEELDDKV, encoded by the exons ATGATTCTTGCAGAGTCTTTGTTGCATGGATACAAATTTGATGG CATAAACACGGTATACTACATGGCACCTTTTGCGACCATGATCTTGGGCATACCAGCTATGCTGCTCGAAGGATCGGGAGTTGTGGAATGGATTCGTACATGTCCCTCGCTTTTCTCATCCCTCGTCATCATTTTGGGGTCTGGAGTGTTAGCTTTTTGCCTCAACTTCTCGATATTTTATGTAATACACTCCACGACCGCTGTGACCTTCAATGTTGCCGGAAATCTTAAG GTGGCGGGGGCTGTTACATGTTCATGGCTGATCTTCCGAAACCCAATTTCGGCGATGAATGCAGTTGGATGTGCTGTAACACTCATTGGATGTACCTTCTACGGGTACATTAGGCACATACTTTCACAAACACCCGGAACCCCTCGTACACCTAGGATGCCTCGGACTCCAAGAGGTATGACAGAGTTGATTCCATTAGTTAATGAGGAGTTGGATGATAAAGTTTGA